One genomic window of Lepeophtheirus salmonis chromosome 5, UVic_Lsal_1.4, whole genome shotgun sequence includes the following:
- the Vps28 gene encoding vacuolar protein sorting-associated protein 28 homolog, whose protein sequence is MYRFELMEEVKLNRNPREREKCDNLSELFAVISTLQALEKAYIRDAVSAKDYTHNCSKLLVQYKAAFKQVQGDEFPSVESFMSKYRLDCPAALERIREGRPITIREDKNTSKLIAETVALFITTMDKLRLDIRAMEELHPDVKDLSDGLSRLSVLPPNFEGRASIDKWLQILSDMKVGDELGETESRQMLFDIESAFGSFNKAIGQS, encoded by the coding sequence atgtacCGTTTTGAGCTAATGGAGGAGGTGAAGTTAAATCGGAATCCTCGTGAGCGCGAGAAATGTGATAATTTGTCTGAACTCTTTGCAGTCATTAGTACGCTGCAAGCCTTGGAGAAAGCCTATATCCGTGATGCAGTGTCAGCCAAGGACTACACCCACAATTGCTCCAAACTCCTTGTGCAGTACAAAGCAGCATTTAAACAAGTACAAGGAGATGAGTTTCCATCTGTGGAGTCCTTCATGTCAAAATATCGCTTAGACTGTCCTGCTGCTCTGGAGCGTATCCGAGAAGGACGTCCCATCACCATTCGAGAAGATAAAAACACATCTAAACTCATCGCTGAAACTGTTGCACTCTTCATTACTACCATGGATAAGCTTCGTCTTGACATCAGAGCCATGGAGGAACTCCATCCTGATGTAAAGGATCTTTCGGATGGTCTTTCAAGACTTAGTGTTCTACCTCCTAATTTTGAAGGAAGAGCCTCCATTGACAAGTGGCTCCAGATTCTAAGTGATATGAAAGTAGGTGATGAATTGGGGGAGACGGAGTCGAGACAAATGCTTTTTGACATTGAGTCTGCATTTGGATCCTTCAACAAGGCTATTGGTCAGTCATAA
- the LOC121117414 gene encoding RCC1 domain-containing protein 1 has translation MDIYYCGFNSFHHVPSCPESPTLARLTLQSEALPEIRDVAICWNFMALVDNQGSLLQYGLGFQSLDRRMRELRLPSEARGEVLRLSATPRHLLAVTGTGETWSYEEGKGWRRLAVLNDTAPAENEETPVVMLKTASGDSTNLGLDSIGRVYSLPNRLDFRPIVQDIACGKEHNLLLTQDGVVYSWGGGSRGQLGHGSLHAETQPRPVSLLEGIPVVSIAAGGWHSAVVTKHGDLYTFGWNESGQLAQATNLAKPPECFSAVEKLFMACCTMQPEDATIPRGEDVYRKREGSEEPLVEDKLSEEDSLTTCYSAASCNQETDIIVVQPTPVLVTFPRKDNEEIRVLAVSCGSRHTVVLTEGNALWAFGWNKYGQLGLGHTRSKDTVERVPLPKEWAPEKIIRSIVCGDWGTAVIISSRSSEQKNS, from the coding sequence ATGGATATTTATTATTGTGGATTCAACAGTTTTCATCATGTTCCCTCTTGTCCGGAGTCCCCGACTCTTGCTCGGCTAACCCTCCAATCCGAGGCTCTCCCTGAGATTCGGGATGTGGCCATTTGCTGGAACTTCATGGCCCTGGTAGACAATCAAGGGTCCTTGCTTCAGTATGGTCTGGGCTTCCAGTCCCTGGATCGTCGTATGAGGGAGCTCCGTTTGCCCTCTGAAGCCCGGGGTGAAGTACTTCGCCTCTCGGCCACCCCTCGACACCTCTTAGCTGTAACGGGAACGGGAGAGACGTGGAGTTACGAGGAGGGCAAGGGATGGCGCCGTCTCGCCGTTCTCAATGATACAGCACCTGCTGAAAATGAAGAAACTCCAGTGGTGATGCTGAAAACTGCTTCAGGAGATAGCACCAACCTCGGACTCGACTCCATAGGTCGTGTTTACTCACTTCCCAATCGACTCGACTTTAGACCTATTGTCCAAGATATTGCATGTGGCAAAGAACATAACTTACTTTTAACGCAGGATGGAGTTGTCTACTCATGGGGGGGAGGGTCCAGAGGCCAATTAGGTCATGGCTCACTCCATGCAGAGACACAACCTCGCCCAGTTTCTCTTTTAGAAGGAATCCCTGTAGTGTCCATTGCTGCAGGAGGCTGGCATTCAGCTGTAGTCACTAAGCATGGAGATCTCTATACTTTTGGTTGGAATGAATCTGGACAACTCGCTCAAGCCACGAATTTAGCTAAACCACCGGAATGTTTTTCTGCTGTTGAAAAACTTTTCATGGCTTGTTGTACGATGCAGCCAGAGGATGCTACAATTCCGCGAGGTGAAGATGTGTATAGGAAAAGGGAAGGTTCTGAAGAGCCATTAGTTGAGGATAAGCTATCGGAAGAAGATTCTTTAACGACGTGCTACAGTGCAGCATCTTGTAATCAAGAAACGGATATCATTGTGGTGCAGCCTACACCAGTTCTTGTCACATTCCCACGTAAAGACAATGAGGAAATCCGCGTGCTTGCTGTGAGTTGTGGATCAAGACACACCGTCGTTCTCACAGAGGGTAACGCATTATGGGCTTTTGGATGGAATAAGTATGGCCAGTTAGGTCTTGGACATACACGTTCAAAGGATACGGTTGAAAGAGTTCCTTTACCTAAAGAATGGGCAcctgaaaaaataattcgttCGATCGTGTGCGGAGATTGGGGAACAGCAGTCATTATTTCGTCTCGCAGtagtgaacaaaaaaattcttag
- the LOC121117436 gene encoding large ribosomal subunit protein mL45, whose protein sequence is MSLVCSLGLALSRNILSRTLSPRMIVPLREYKMRPNKHRTLQHKKARASKVMKVQLYEADLQRRIETNDPSITPAEKKMFYKTMGILPPTNEKEVKMSYIGSTGALIDTYVPTEGDGKASILSKEGAKEGLTKGTGKGKSFLAARKIRSYEDDFDQKTFLLQAQEIYIKAHKSLVENGEDECLLKYVTEKAYPEMVHNVRRKTLRWEFIKSLEPPTIVHIRTQDLLQKQNKFAQVTVRFHTQQTLAVYDRFGRLIHGSEVVAKDVLEYVVFERHLASIYGSWRLHSKIIPDWAPQKPSSLLTTVLPDYEEGEESSQTEVEVEHDDEAIYDQHGNKMKTSS, encoded by the exons ATGAGTCTTGTTTGCTCTTTAGGACTTGCTTTGTCAAGGAATATACTTTCTAGGACTCTCTCACCAAGAATGATTGTG CCTCTTCGTGAATACAAAATGAGACCCAATAAGCACAGGACCCTACAACATAAAAAGGCCCGTGCATCTAAAGTCATGAAAGTCCAATTGTATGAAGCAGATCTTCAGAGGAGGATCGAAACGAATGACCCCTCAATAACGCCTGCTGAGAAGAAGATGTTCTATAAAACAATGGGTATTCTTCCACCCACGAATGAAAAAGAAGTGAAGATGTCCTATATAGGATCCACGGGTGCTCTCATTGATACTTATGTTCCTACTGAAGGGGATGGAAAGGCGTCTATACTCTCCAAAGAA GGTGCGAAGGAGGGTCTCACAAAAGGAACAGGCAAAGGGAAATCCTTTTTAGCCGCTAGGAAAATTCGTTCTTATGAAGATGACTTTGATCAAAAGACATTTCTCTTACAAGCGCAGGAGATTTATATAAAGGCTCATAAATCTTTAGTTGAAAA TGGTGAAGACGAGTGCCTCTTGAAATATGTAACGGAGAAAGCCTATCCTGAAATGGTGCATAACGTCAGGAGAAAAACTCTGAGATGGGAATTTATCAAGTCACTGGAACCTCCTACTATTGTACACATTCGTACCCAAGATttactacaaaaacaaaataaatttgctcAAGTTACTGTACGTTTTCATACTCAACAAACTCTCGCTGTTTACGATAGATTTGGTCGACTCATCCATGGAAGTGAAGTGGTGGCGAAAGATGTACTTGAGTATGTTGTATTTGAAAGACATTTAGCCAGCATTTATGGGTCTTGGAGGCTTCACTCTAAAATTATTCCTGATTGGGCACCGCAAAAGCCTTCATCTTTATTAACTACGGTTCTCCCAGATTACGAGGAAGGAGAAGAGTCTAGTCAAACAGAAGTTGAAGTGGAACACGACGATGAGGCAATTTATGATCAACatggaaataaaatgaaaacatcCTCGTAG
- the LOC121117435 gene encoding trans-1,2-dihydrobenzene-1,2-diol dehydrogenase, which translates to MSSALRWGIVSTGKIANDFVTAIKNVLNPLDHSIIAVSSRSISTARKFAERFSIPKVYEGIEDLIQDNEIDVVYIASLNIEHYGMAKAAIEAGKNVLCEKPMGMNLKMTESLINLAKEKNVFLMEAIWSRFLPSYSVLRSHLDSIGEVKYVLVEFGRKIYNERIRRMDLGGGTVLDLGVYCVQFLNLVFKGEEPIEILTTGSLNSEGTDKNISSIFKYGLNGGGIGIISTHSEINLPCEAKVIGSKGSLTVKFPFWASENIEYKLESGNHSELIENPLPVLPKNSNHYYNFVNSAGLAFEAQHVKECLDKGLKESPLLSFTDITQISKCMEKIRKDVGVVYPQDSEL; encoded by the exons atgtcATCCGCTCTTCGTTGGGGAATTGTCAGTACAGGCAAAATTGCAAATGATTTTGTCACAGCAATAAAGAACGTTTTGAATCCATTAGATCACAGTATCATTGCAGTCTCCTCCAGATCAATTTCAACCGCAAGGAAATTCGCAGAAAGATTTTCAATTCCGAAG GTTTATGAAGGAATTGAAGATTTGATCCAAGATAATGAGATTGATGTAGTATATATTGCTTCTCTTAATATTGAGCATTATGGTATGGCCAAAGCTGCAATAGAAGCTGGAAAAAATGTTCTCTGTGAAAAACCAATGGGAATGAATCTTAAAATGACAGAATCCCTTATAAACCTAGCTaaagagaaaaatgtttttctgaTGGAGGCAATATGGTCTAGATTCTTACCTTCATATTCTGTTTTGCGATCCCATTTAGACTCAATTGGGGAAGTAAAATATGTCCTTGTCGAATTTGGACGAAAAATCTACAATGAGCGAATTCGACGCATGGACCTAGGAGGTGGCACAGTTCTAGATCTAGGAGTTTATTGTGTGCAATTTCTGAACCTTGTTTTCAAAGGCGAAGAACCCATTGAAATACTTACTACTGGAAGCTTGAACTCGGAAGGAACTGATAAGAACATTTCGTCTATATTTAAGTATGGTTTGAATGGAGGCGGAATTGGTATAATCTCAACTCATTCCGAAATAAATTTACCCTGTGAAGCCAAAGTTATTGGATCTAAAGGTTCATTAACTGTCAAATTCCCATTTTGGGCATccgaaaatattgaatataaacttGAGTCTGGCAATCATTCAGAATTGATTGAAAACCCACTCCCTGTTCTCcctaaaaattcaaatcattattataattttgtcaacTCTGCTGGTTTAGCTTTTGAGGCCCAACATGTAAAGGAGTGTTTAGATAAAGGATTGAAGGAAAGTCCACTACTAAGTTTCACTGATATCACCCAAATCTCCAAATGTATGGAGAAAATCAGAAAAGATGTTGGTGTCGTTTATCCTCAAGATTCGGAACTTTAA
- the LOC121118550 gene encoding uncharacterized protein, with translation MALPSLISNVLDNYGDTMEKMAWMAYLTNEDAKPLVQTITTARIYNNTTKHLLGSNDDKIEAARLEAVLNISKYVKDHPRASQSDIQKKVVEEINTFKINIQSLV, from the exons ATGGCTTTACCATCTCTAATCTCTAATGTATTGGATAATTATGGTGatacaatggaaaaaatggcttGGATGGCCTATTTAACGAATGAAGATGCAAAACCTCTTGTTCAGACCATAACAACAGCCAGA atatataacaATACGACAAAACATTTATTAGGCTCCAATGATGATAAAATAGAGGCTGCTCGATTGGAGGCTGTTCTTAATATTTCTAAG TATGTTAAAGATCATCCTAGAGCATCTCAAAGCGATATACAGAAAAAAGTAGTCGAGGAAATCAacactttcaaaattaatattcaaagtttaGTCTAA